A single window of Rana temporaria chromosome 1, aRanTem1.1, whole genome shotgun sequence DNA harbors:
- the LOC120918252 gene encoding titin-like isoform X1 — protein sequence MFQAQQQREFEEETKGRFRRSQSIEMAAEAAALVSGRSLHPRDIFRQHERSVSCSNSPPSTPSSPGRSPSSFSGRTTFRYQRSVTESILTPPARSPSYFPGFQKRDSFSGPSSSTPPACSPAFIFSKAPLPGGTSTKMDSLPSFIPPPISTKRGPPSHVKENISPQSSISPQSSVSSPKSPIPPPLSIIPPPQGSISPPWSSIPPLQSPIPPPQSSISPPQSSISPPQRSISPLQNSIYPPQSSISPLQSSISPLQSSITPPQSSISPPWSSIPPLQSTIPPPQSSISPPQSSISPPQSSISPLQNSIYPPQSSISPLQSSISPLQSSIPPPQSSISPLQSTVSPQQYLYDVPYRAEYVTLTPEEPLQQGTDIKAQTRPPALNIPQSTNFDTPDATNTKIPGDVYRAEFVPVDNLNTSEDLVDQGHSPKSPRSYHTPEGPPAAIKATVSISSPVSEIAFASVTPVTDEKISTTPLSTEAPGLNSLLGAKAIGPTFAPQGPVLAAQASSTSAASFDQRLLPSPPVSVTAEKLPETKSNFYPISSYESHASSKTNVEGLPPSPLADSPIRLEGKTPFSSSSLRSILQYVAPPPYTPFSARTTDSITVKAPAFGKSLNSRSASISAGTFPGISSTNVPNLETLTVNSNQPKPQTLHHIETQEHNASRLSQSQIKATDRSADVQPVECKAEVPTVDSLPRETSLPTSQMELNKDQIKVSSNNLPEAKAEPIYNQIEVSSAENFPLSLTEPINIAFKIPSVETISVINLPEPQVEADVPLTEVLPLSITVHINNPPEFQTKPIEKHTEVSPVQSLPVVASLCTILPEPQEELREEQTEVSPVESLPVVASLSRILPESQDELNEKQSKVSPVDYLPVVASLCTILPEPEEELGEKQTEVSPGESLAVVASLCTILAEPEEELGGKQTEVSPGEPLAVVASLCTILPEPEEELREEQTEVSPVESLPVVASLSSIIPESQDELSEKQLRVSPVESLPVVASLCTILPEPEEELSEKQTKVSPGEPLPVVASLSSNVPDKLSKKKIEVPPVESLPVVAPLSGIVPESQHELIEKQTEVSPEDFLPVVASLCTILPEPQEELCEKLTEVSPVAPFSGIVSESQEEPIKKQTEVSPVESLPEAASLSTILPESQADFQTSLPIIPTLPMATYPPINSLLGNQAEPIEKQASIPPTETFPASASLGTTVHLESQADDIGNQTEGLPAETVSMDVSSFFLSVPSCNQTDLSLVETIPENLPMGGFNDYQLNDFVSGAQFDSFPVSVSLPTEGSPGSEHTKYQSDVPSVEAIHESVSLSTENSLKREHKLSNDQDQVLQPQTSSPVSFTLPKSEPSIDQTKVSNNADVQLADFLYTDSAPTSQAKDNINQSKVSADPAVQLADFLYTDSAPTSQAKDNINQSKVSADPAVQLADFLYTGSSARPQAKDNINQIEVPQLAEYTVLHSDSSTGYQNDQMTTFTDCKSVLATIPHISSKELQEEPSKIQTEVPSSQSLPLPASILFNGSLDSQAKPIKEQIGEPPLSCQSLGEVNQSELPGPETLPMSASITTDMVSEPQADTHDGQPEILLSDIVVSLESQAEISDTPTEVTPLQTLPVTDSLSTNSLLETPTEPEDDVTEVPRVQSSPEATILFSDRSEDEANQIEVLVPLSLPVSLPIESSSESNVHQPEENIPSSFSLPVCSLTELLGEIRDLQTELLPTVGKNEFTQFPPEMPAKVLAEPYDGPSEVLQTEGKNEFPQFPPEIPAEVQADPHDGPSEVLPTEGKNDFTQFPPVIPAEVQAEPHDGPSEVLPTEGKNEFPQFPPEIPAEVQADPHDGPSEVLPTENITESTPLPTITQPELLPEINEYPSQFPPIVSFPGSNSPPPKQLPEYPAACSLENPEVLIPDTFIACMALCTDESAESNIEENYSQTSTETSFLPTSLPSNGSSEWSSELSQVPPADPASLTWLGDNPSTSLTWLGDNPSTSLTWLGDNPSTSLAWLGDNTSTSRNDTLNVVLPLDSSLLSASFPTDSLVKFSADPNGNLIEVESLPVCSSLLVGSSDIPCDGAGVPEAPLLWDSLPAPSLNLFGDPHPGSPPVIGCLIEPYHTEEASGTETEAISTMEPSTDKVIVHDILPISNLPAEESQTPKDLSLCNTDLMNSSDSSAFVDQKHSTLIPTETTENNIPNNNNTLPSEVVL from the exons ATGTTTCAGGCCCAGCAGCAGAGGGAGTTTGAAGAGGAGACGAAGGGAAGATTTCGGCGCAGTCAGTCCATCGAGATGGCGGCG GAGGCGGCAGCGCTGGTTTCTGGAAGGTCACTGCACCCCCGGGACATCTTCCGGCAGCATGAGCGATCTGTATCCTGTTCCAACTCCCCACCGTCCACTCCCAGCTCTCCGGGGAGATCTCCGTCCA GTTTTTCCGGCAGAACAACGTTCCGATACCAGCGCAGCGTGACAGAGTCTATTTTGACACCTCCGGCCCGAAGTCCATCCTATTTTCCTGGTTTCCAGAAAAGAGACTCATTCAGTGGCCCTTCTTCTAGCACACCTCCAGCATGTTCTCCTGCCTTCATCTTCTCCAAGGCCCCACTGCCAGGTGGCACATCTACAAAGATGGACTCTTTACCTTCCTTTATACCCCCTCCAATTTCCACCAAGCGAGGCCCTCCATCACACGTAAAAGAGAACATATCTCCCCAGAGCTCCATATCTCCTCAGAGCTCTGTATCTTCTCCCAAGAGCCCCATACCTCCTCCTCTGAGCATCATACCCCCTCCTCAGGGCTCCATATCACCTCCTTGGAGCTCCATTCCTCCTCTTCAGAGCCCCATACCTCCTCCTCAGAGCTCCATATCGCCTCCTCAGAGTTCCATTTCACCTCCTCAGAGGTCCATATCTCCTCTACAGAACTCCATATATCCTCCTCAGAGTTCCATATCTCCTCTACAGAGCTCCATATCTCCTCTTCAGAGCTCCATTACGCCTCCACAGAGCTCCATATCACCTCCTTGGAGCTCCATACCTCCTCTTCAGAGCACCATACCTCCTCCTCAGAGCTCCATATCGCCTCCTCAGAGTTCCATATCGCCTCCTCAGAGTTCCATATCTCCTCTACAGAACTCCATATATCCTCCTCAGAGTTCCATATCTCCTCTACAGAGCTCCATATCTCCTCTTCAGAGCTCCATACCGCCTCCACAGAGCTCCATATCTCCTCTCCAGAGTACTGTATCTCCACAACAATATCTGTATGATGTACCCTACAGGGCCGAATATGTAACACTAACACCAGAGGAGCCTCTACAACAAGGCACGGACATCAAAGCTCAGACGAGACCTCCAGCACTTAACATTCCACAGTCTACAAACTTTGACACTCCAGATGCTACAAACACAAAGATACCTGGTGATGTATACAGAGCAGAGTTTGTGCCCGTTGATAATCTGAACACATCTGAAGATCTTGTGGACCAAGGGCACAGTCCAAAGTCACCGAGGAGCTACCACACACCTGAAGGACCACCAGCAGCAATAAAGGCTACGGTCTCCATCTCCAGTCCTGTATCAGAAATTGCATTTGCAAGTGTCACACCAGTTACCGATGAAAAGATTTCCACCACACCACTTAGCACTGAGGCGCCAGGACTCAATTCTCTATTAGGTGCAAAAGCTATTGGGCCAACCTTTGCACCACAGGGACCAGTTTTAGCTGCACAAGCTTCTTCCACTTCTGCTGCTTCCTTTGACCAAAGATTATTACCATCTCCACCTGTTTCTGTAACTGCAGAAAAACTCCCAGAAAcaaaatcaaacttttacccAATAAGCAGCTATGAATCACATGCTTCCTCGAAGACCAATGTTGAGGGTCTCCCGCCTTCTCCTTTGGCTGATTCGCCGATAAGATTAGAAGGCAAAACTCCATTTTCATCCTCTTCTTTGAGGTCTATATTACAATATGTTGCTCCTCCTCCTTATACACCTTTTAGTGCAAGAACAACAGATTCTATTACAGTAAAGGCACCGGCCTTTGGGAAATCTCTGAATTCCAGGTCGGCTTCCATCTCTGCCGGGACTTTTCCTGGGATTTCGTCCACCAATGTTCCAAACTTAGAGACTTTAACTGTAAATTCTAACCAACCTAAACCTCAAACTCTACATCATATTGAGACACAGGAACATAATGCCTCCCGTCTTTCACAATCTCAGATCAAAGCCACCGATCGGTCAGCTGATGTACAACCAGTGGAGTGTAAAGCAGAGGTTCCAACAGTAGACAGTTTACCTAGAGAAACTAGCTTACCCACTTCTCAGATGGAACTCAACAAAGACCAGATCAAAGTTTCCTCCAACAACTTGCCTGAAGCTAAAGCTGAACCCATTTATAATCAAATTGAAGTATCATCAGCAGAAAATTTTCCTTTATCGCTAACTGAACCCATTAATATAGCATTTAAGATTCCCTCAGTGGAGACGATATCTGTTATCAACTTACCTGAACCTCAGGTAGAAGCTGACGTCCCTCTCACTGAAGTCTTACCTTTATCAATCACTGTTCATATCAACAACCCACCAGAATTTCAAACCAAGCCAATAGAAAAACACACAGAGGTTTCTCCAGTGCAATCTTTACCTGTGGTGGCCTCTCTTTGCACCATCTTACCTGAACCTCAGGAGGAACTTCGTGAAGAACAAACTGAGGTTTCTCCTGTGGAATCTTTACCTGTGGTGGCCTCTCTTTCCAGAATCTTACCTGAATCTCAAGATGAACTGAATGAAAAACAATCTAAAGTTTCTCCAGTAGATTATTTACCTGTGGTGGCCTCTCTTTGCACCATCTTACCTGAACCTGAAGAGGAACTCGGTGAAAAACAAACTGAGGTTTCTCCAGGGGAATCTTTAGCTGTGGTGGCCTCTCTTTGCACCATCTTAGCTGAACCTGAAGAGGAACTCGGTGGAAAACAAACTGAGGTTTCTCCAGGGGAACCTTTAGCTGTGGTGGCCTCTCTTTGCACCATCTTACCTGAACCTGAAGAGGAACTTCGTGAAGAACAAACTGAGGTTTCTCCTGTGGAATCTTTACCTGTGGTGGCCTCTCTTTCCAGCATCATACCTGAATCTCAAGATGAACTTAGTGAAAAACAGCTTAGGGTTTCTCCAGTAGAATCCTTACCTGTGGTGGCCTCTCTTTGCACCATCTTACCTGAACCTGAAGAGGAACTCAGTGAAAAACAAACCAAGGTTTCCCCAGGGGAACCTTTACCTGTGGTGGCCTCTCTTTCCAGCAACGTACCAGATaaactcagtaaaaaaaaaattgaggttcCCCCAGTGGAATCCTTACCGGTAGTGGCCCCACTTTCTGGCATCGTACCTGAATCTCAACATGAActcattgaaaaacaaactgaagttTCTCCAGAAGACTTCTTACCTGTGGTGGCCTCTCTTTGCACCATCTTACCTGAACCTCAAGAAGAACTCTGTGAAAAACTAACTGAGGTTTCTCCAGTGGCCCCTTTTTCAGGCATCGTATCTGAATCTCAAGAAGaaccaattaaaaaacaaactgagGTTTCTCCAGTGGAGTCTTTACCTGAGGCAGCCTCTCTTTCCACAATCTTACCCGAGTCTCAAGCTGATTTCCAAACTAGCCTTCCAATAATACCTACCTTACCTATGGCTACTTATCCTCCCATCAATAGCTTACTAGGAAACCAAGCTGAACCCATAGAAAAACAAGCTTCAATTCCACCTACAGAAACTTTTCCTGCAAGTGCTTCACTTGGTACTACCGTTCACCTTGAATCTCAAGCTGATGATATTGGCAACCAGACTGAAGGTCTTCCGGCTGAAACTGTTTCCATGGATGTCTCttcctttttcctgtctgtaCCCAGCTGTAATCAAACTGACCTTTCATTGGTCGAGACAATACCTGAAAACCTTCCCATGGGCGGTTTCAATGATTATCAATTGAATGACTTTGTTAGTGGCGCTCAGTTTGATTCAtttcctgtgtctgtgtctctcccaaCTGAAGGGTCACCAGGATCTGAACACACCAAATACCAATCTGACGTTCCATCGGTTGAGGCCATACATGAATCCGTATCTCTTTCCACTGAGAATTCACTAAAGCGTGAACACAAACTAAGCAATGATCAGGATCAGGTTCTTCAACCTCAGACTTCATCACCAGTGTCTTTTACCCTTCCCAAATCTGAACCCAGTATTGATCAAACTAAGGTTTCCAATAATGCAGACGTGCAATTGGCTGACTTCCTCTACACGGATAGTGCACCTACGTCCCAAGCCAAGGACAATATTAATCAAAGTAAGGTTTCAGCTGACCCAGCCGTACAATTGGCTGACTTCCTCTACACGGACAGTGCACCTACGTCCCAAGCCAAGGACAATATTAATCAAAGTAAGGTTTCAGCTGATCCAGCCGTACAATTGGCTGACTTCCTCTACACTGGGAGCTCAGCCAGGCCCCAAGCCAAGGACAACATTAATCAAATTGAAGTTCCTCAATTAGCTGAATACACCGTTCTACATTCTGATAGCTCTACAGGATACCAGAACGATCAGATGACCACATTCACTGATTGTAAGTCTGTATTGGCCACTATTCCCCATATCAGCTCAAAAGAATTACAAGAAGAACCCTCTAAGATCCAAACTGAAGTTCCATCAAGTCAATCTTTGCCTCTGCCTGCTTCTATTCTCTTCAATGGCTCTCTAGACTCTCAAGCAAAACCCATCAAGGAACAAATTGGTGAACCACCACTTTCATGCCAATCTCTTGGTGAGGTTAATCAAAGTGAGCTTCCTGGACCTGAGACTTTACCCATGTCTGCCTCTATTACCACTGACATGGTGTCAGAACCTCAAGCTGACACACACGATGGACAACCTGAGATTCTATTATCTGACATTGTTGTTTCTCTTGAATCTCAGGCTGAAATCTCCGATACGCCAACTGAGGTTACACCACTACAAACCTTACCTGTTACAGATTCCCTATCCACCAATAGCTTACTGGAAACTCCAACTGAACCAGAAGATGACGTAACTGAAGTTCCACGAGTTCAGTCCTCACCTGAGGCCACCATACTTTTTTCTGACAGGTCTGAAGATGAAGCTAACCAAATTGAGGTTCTGGTGCCTTTATCTTTGCCTGTCTCCCTTCCCATTGAGAGTTCTTCTGAGTCCAATGTCCATCAACCAGAGGAAAATATACCATCATCCTTCTCCCTTCCTGTCTGTAGCCTAACTGAACTTCTAGGAGAAATTAGGGATCTCCAAACTGAGCTTCTACCAACTGTGGGTAAAAATGAATTTACCCAATTTCCTCCTGAGATGCCAGCTAAAGTTCTAGCTGAGCCCTACGATGGGCCATCTGAGGTTCTGCAAACTGAGGGTAAAAATGAATTTCCCCAATTTCCTCCTGAGATCCCAGCTGAAGTTCAAGCTGACCCCCATGATGGACCATCTGAGGTTCTGCCAACTGAGGGTAAAAATGATTTTACCCAATTTCCTCCTGTCATCCCAGCTGAAGTTCAAGCTGAGCCCCATGATGGACCATCTGAGGTTCTGCCAACTGAGGGTAAAAACGAATTTCCCCAATTTCCTCCTGAGATCCCAGCTGAAGTTCAAGCTGACCCCCATGATGGACCATCTGAGGTTCTGCCAACTGAGAATATAACTGAATCTACTCCACTTCCTACCATCACCCAGCCTGAGCTTCTCCCTGAAATCAATGAATATCCCTCTCAATTTCCACCGATTGTAAGTTTTCCTGGTTCCAACTCCCCTCCTCCTAAACAATTACCCGAATATCCAGCAGCATGCAGCCTTGAAAATCCAGAGGTTCTAATACCTGACACATTTATTGCATGCATGGCCCTTTGCACAGACGAATCAGCTGAATCTAATATAGAAGAAAATTATAGCCAAACATCAACCGAAACTTCATTTTTACCCACTTCATTGCCATCCAATGGCTCTTCTGAATGGTCATCGGAACTCAGCCAGGTGCCACCagctgaccctgcatctctcacaTGGTTAGGTGACAACCCTTCTACATCTCTCACATGGTTAGGTGACAACCCTTCTACATCTCTCACATGGTTAGGTGACAACCCTTCTACATCTCTCGCATGGTTAGGTGACAACACTTCTACATCTCGGAACGATACCTTAAATGTAGTCCTGCCATTGGATTCTTCGCTGCTTTCTGCTTCCTTTCCCACCGACAGCTTAGTCAAATTTTCAGCTGATCCCAATGGAAACCTAATAGAAGTTGAATCTCTGCCAGTGTGCTCCTCGCTTCTTGTTGGCAGCTCTGACATCCCATGTGATGGGGCAGGGGTTCCAGAGGCACCTTTACTTTGGGATTCACTGCCAGCTCCCAGTTTAAACCTGTTTGGGGACCCTCATCCTGGAAGCCCACCTGTCATTGGTTGTCTGATTGAACCTTATCATACAGAGGAAGCTTCTGGGACTGAGACGGAGGCCATTTCTACAATGGAACCCAGCACAGATAAAGTCATTGTACATGACATTTTGCCCATCAGTAACTTGCCGGCGGAAGAGAGTCAAACGCCAAAAGATTTGTCTCTGTGCAATACGGACTTAATGAATTCCAGCGATAGCTCAGCCTTCGTTGACCAAAAACACTCAACATTAATCCCAACAGAGACCACAGAGAATAATATTCCCAACAACAACAACACTCTTCCCTCTGAAGTTGTTCTGTGA